A genomic window from Silene latifolia isolate original U9 population chromosome Y, ASM4854445v1, whole genome shotgun sequence includes:
- the LOC141630872 gene encoding uncharacterized protein LOC141630872 has translation MYSSGPGDLMSGMLNKVSLTSLPVTGLGIKPTITWYKWLWNEHVIPKHQFIGWLYAHGALRTRDKLIKYGLYVDDRCLLCEQDAECIDHLLCDCVYSRIVIQSISQKMQISFPVTNMIDWCTQRTGTKLQQGIHATLMWGVVYHIWQQRNKSNMEGILLRPERLADQVIEEVKARLRGRDYKVITKKDLDWLRHNKLYVIDA, from the exons ATGTATTCATCAGGTCCAGGAGACTTGATGTCAGGGATGCTGAACAAGGTGTCCCTAACCTCCTTGCCAGTGACTGGTCTG GGGATAAAGCCAACTATTACATGGTATAAATGGCTTTGGAATGAGCATGTGATACCAAAGCATCAATTCATAGGCTGGTTATATGCACATGGAGCCTTGAGAACAAGGGATAAGTTGATTAAATATGGATTGTATGTTGATGATAGGTGCCTTCTTTGTGAGCAGGATGCTGAATGCATAGATCATCTGTTGTGTGATTGTGTGTACAGTAGGATAGTCATACAATCCATTAGTCAGAAGATGCAGATCAGTTTTCCTGTCACTAATATGATTGACTGGTGTACACAGAGGACAGGCACGAAACTGCAGCAAGGGATACATGCAACATTGATGTGGGGAGTGGTATATCATATTTGGCAGCAGAGGAATAAAAGCAACATGGAAGGAATCTTGCTAAGGCCTGAGAGATTAGCAGACCAAGTCATTGAAGAAGTGAAAGCTAGATTACGAGGAAGGGATTACAAAGTTATAACTAAGAAAGATTTAGATTGGTTAAGGCATAACAAGTTATATGTAATAGATGCTTAA